GGATATAACCACGGGGAATATGAAGAATGGTCTGATGAACATTATGGGACTCGTGTTTTGGGTGGGCATAACAGTAATAATTTTGAAAATTATGAAGAAGCTGTCGCATTTATGGAACAACGCCAAAATCGGGATGAAGCGACAATCGAACAGATTTTTATGGAACAGGCGTTTTTCACCTACCATATTCGCATGCGCAGTGGCTATGACGTCATGACCAGCACCAATGACGCAACCCGTACCCGGCTTGGCAAATGGTCCATCAACAATGCCATTGCCATGGTGTCTGTTATTTTTGAAAAAGGGGTTCTGGATTTGAGAAAGTACAAATAGGTCACACTAAATGCTTGAACACATTCCCTCCAGTCCACCAATTTCATGGGTAAAACTTCCTTCCAGCCGGTTTGAACCGGCTTGTTCATCCGTCGGATATATCCTTCATCGAGTCGTCCTTCTCCTGTTTCTGGGGGGAATGACGACGGCCATTGTTTCAGCCAACAATAATCTGACTTCAAGTATGGTGTACCAATTTGATGGTGGACAACTGTCAAAAAGTACGTTTTTTCTACTGAGCCAAACGGAATTTGAAAAAATCCCTGATCCTGTGAAAATTGTTGACACCCTGGAATTTCGAGAAGCACAAGGTTTGCTTGCCACCAGACATGGCTTAAAAACAGATCCCCGTTATTCCTGGTTTTTATTGAGGAAACGCAGAGGACGGATGGCGAATGAGGCACATCTGGCATGGAAACGTCATACAGGTGGAAATCAGAGTTTTTCTTATGAAGCCATCTGGAAAGCGTTTGCAGTTCAGGTTGATTTAACTTCGGTCAGCGCCAGCATTGAAAAACTGGTCAACAGAGATCCGCATCTACCCCGTTTGACAACGGACCCAGGGCAGGTAAATGTGGGACACTGGGCAGAGGGCGACATCACTCTGGCAATGCTCAAGCTGGAGATGCTGGATGAAGACTGGACGCGTATGCTTGTTTTTTCGGAACCTGTGCGTCAGCAAGCCTTGCTCGAAGCCCTGAAATATTGGACTCACACAATGTTGAGCAAAAAAGTTGTGGCTGATTTTGGTGCGGTTAAAGAAGAACTGGAACGTCAGGATCACAATCGTGTCGCGGAACTTTTTCTGTTATCACGCTATCGCCAGGGAGGAAAAGGGATCTATCCTGTGGATCCCCTGCATGTAAAATTCACACGAACACAACTGTTTGATCATTATATGGCAACAAGATCCCGCTTCCGGCAAATCCTTCAGTTGAACGCCCGCTACACGGTGGTCAAAGATTGGGATATCGCTACGGAGTTTATTGAAAAACTGGAAGAAGGACAGGACTTTAAAAAATTAGCGGAATCCTCTGCTGTCAATGAAAAATTCATTCAAACCGCTGATATTCATGTGTTGCCACCCATTCCCGCCAAATCCACATCATCCAATGCCAAACCAACCATTGAGGATATGGTGTGGGAGATTGCCCGATCGGGTGATAAAGAAATATCTGTTCATCCCCTGGACAATGGATATCTCATTGCTCAGGTCATTGATATGCGTGAAATTGACGCGGTTCAACAATTTCAGGATGTTCAGAGCATCATATCACTGGATCTGGAAAAACAATTGCTGACCAAACAATACCCCAGGGATCTTCAACAAATCCGCCGCACCATGCATTTTGAACACATTCCCCCTGCGGAATTATCCCGATGATTCTCAGAAAGTCAGTGCCAGGCTGGTTCCTGTTTTTGGAAACCATTCTCCGGAATGTTTTTCTGTGCGGATCTGTCCTGATTCACTTTGAAAATATTCCGCGCTCACAAACAAATGAAGACTCAGATCATAGCCCAAGGGAACATCCGCGTAAAACGCCTGAGTCCATGAAGACGATTTAAATTTAAATCCATGCGTTTCTTCATAGGGCAAATCTTGTTCATACGGACTAGGTTCACGCGAAAAATCCAGGTTTGTGTAGATCAAACTGTACATTGGTTTCCAGGTATCCAGAAAATGAAACAGAATATTCATCCTGGCAGTTTTCAGTCGTGTCAGAAACTCAAATTGTCGTGCCTGAAGGTCCAGTTTTTCAGCTACAAGCGCGGGTGAATCCTCATCCGAAATAAATATTTCCTCCTTTTTGTCTTCGCCTGAACCGAAATACAAATCCATCTTGAACAATCGATTGTGGTAAAATATCCCGTATCGCTCAACACTCATGCGATGCGCAAAAAAGAGGTGTTTATGTCGTACCGCATATTGAATTTGCGGCAAAGACACATCAATGGAGTAAGAGCCATAATCCAGACCGCCACCAATATGCATGATTTCTGTCATGCGGCCATCATGAGGTCCCAACTCCCGTTCAGACCATTTGAAACGTTCTTCCCCAATGAGTAGTCGGGAAATGTCATACATGAAGGAAAAATGCGCATAATCGGCCTTGAGGCGATAATAAAACTGTGTTTGCGGTTCTTCATGCAGACTATAAGGCATCGGCGCGCTTCCGGTAATGAAAATTCGCTGAAATCCAAAGGGGCCAGCGGAAAGTTCACTGGACAATACCGGAGTGAAGTTATTTACCCTGTTGCTGGAGGCTCCATAACGAGAGCCTGCGTTGAACCATAACCCGAGAATGGTGTCATTTTTATAAACCTGGGGAACCGGATAGAATTTCTGATTTTTTTCATAACGGGACATTATTTGATGTCCCTCCATCAGATGGTCCAGTTCCTTTTTAATCAATAGTGGTTCTCCCAATAATTGCTGTGGGTAAATTGTTTGATGAGAATCGCCGGTCTCATAACGACAATGGCTGAAGGGATAAGGATGTAAAAATTGAAAATTGGCGGAGATTCCTTTTTCCAGTATTATTTCATTCGGCTGAGTCACCTTGGTCAGCTTCCAGATGTTGCTTTTTTCAATCACGGTTTCTTCCCCTTTGGGCGTCAGGAATGAGATTTTGTCTTCAGAAAAATCAACGGCCCATCCTTCCACAAGATCCACAATCTGGTTGCGAAACAAGGTCTGGATTTGAATCATTGGCACTTCAGCGGCATTATGTATTTTGGAAACCGGGATCAAACCAATGGGATAATAAGCCAGATAGGTGATTTCATAACGGGAAATATTTCTGATGTCGCCCTGAATGGTCAGCAAATCAATGGATTCTTCATCCACATTCAGAATGATTCCTACTTCACGCTGGCAACTGCCGAAATAGACCGCATTGAGATTGATCGCATGAGTCATTCGTGCCGCACCCGCAAAAAACAGGACGCACAGCAGAATTTTATAGAAAAAATGAAACTGCGGCCATGAGGGAGTATGGTGCTTCATCAAAAGTGCCTTTCTTCTGGTTGAATTGGTAACTGTAATGTCTTAAAAAATAGTTCAGATATCCAGTCAGTGTCACATAATTGCCAAAACGATGTTGCAAATATGCGGAGGTTGTCAAGTTGCTGAAGGTGATGGAGTTTCGTGCTTCTGGAAATTCATCATGGTACGTGCCTGTTAAGCCGATTTGATCCATGCCCCAGTGAATTTCTTCATTCAATTCCCAGTCAAATCCGGCTCTTACAAATTGTGCTTCCAATGAAAATTTTTCCAGGGACTGCGACAAGGCAATGGATTCTGGAGAAATCAGATTAAAATCCTGAAATTCATGCGAGTGAATGAGTTGAATATTTTCACGACCGGGCGATTTGACATCATTGGTGATGAGCGACATGATGCCTCTGAACTTCAGTGTTTCCCGCGTATGTTGCAATCGAAACACAGGTGCGGCCTGAGTTGCCAGAACTTCCCGGAAAATATCATTGCCATGGATTCCAATCACAGGATAAAAGCCACCGCCTGAAAAAGACCAGGCACCCCAGTCAACGCCTGTCATGGCCATATAATTGAATTGAGGCAGAATCGCTATTTTCTTTTCCGAGGATTGCTTCAGAAATTCCTGAAAAAATAGTCGGTTATCAATCATGAAGCCTTTGCCGATTTGCATCGCAATCGGATTTCCCGCAAAAAATCCATTGAAAAAATGGGACTTCACTTCAGTACGAACCGCAAACACAGCTTCCGCATTGGGTAGCCATTCCAATGGTTTGGTTCCAAGAACAAACAGGCTTTGATGAGAATAGGGGCGACCATTGGACCATTGAAAATAAAAGGGTGGGCCAACTCGAAGTTCCTGATTTTTGAGATCCTGCAAATAAACCAGGCCCAGTTGTGTGGCTGTGTCATATAAAAAAGGTCGGGCATAGAAGCGGGTGCGCTGTTGAAAGCGCTCCAGTTCCTCAAAGCCTTTCTGGAATCGGGACAGGAACTGGCTGATTTTAATTTGGTCACTGATCATTCGGGTCGGGCGGGTTTCCGCATCATGTTCAGGGTGCTGTGCGGCGCATTCAGGCAGATTCCGGCCAACTCCCAGGTGGACAGATTCATAGTTTGAAACCGTCACCGGAGATTGAGGGATGATTTCCGGTGTGCTGATTTTAACAATTTTCTGTATATCCATAAAAAAAGTTTTTCCTTCCAGATCATAAAACACGACCCAGTTTTCAATGAAGCGAATAGGCCATCCTGTAAAATTGGCTTTTTGATCTCCATTGATACTGACACTTCTCAAAAAATCAGCGGCACCACCGGATAAATCAATTTGTGAGACAGGATTGGAAATCAGATTATAGATGAGCACATGATTCAATTCATGGGCCGGAAGTGTGTCATAGCGCCCTTCCAGGGTCAGCAGATGAATCGTCTGATCATCCACATTGATGATATGACCACTTTTGGCATGGCAGGATTTATCAATCAGGGAATAAATCTCAATGGCCTGACTCAGTCGCGGATGTAAAAAACAGCCGAAGGCCAGATAGAAAAGAACAGAATTAACAAAAATTCGCTGAACTGAACGTGACATGAGTTATTCCTGATACAATTTGGATAGTGGCATAGCACCGGATTGCCCGCGCCATGCCCAGTGAAAATTTTCTCCGGAATTCCAGCAGAACAACCCTTCCAGCATCCAGGGCCACATTTCAGGAGAGAGGGTTGTGATTCCCGATAAATAATATGCCAGACAGGAAATCACGGTGTCATGAGTGATATAAATGTTAAGTTCTCTGGCGTTTTTTGCCGGAGGACATTGACTGATTATGCGTGGAACACCTTGTGAGAGTGGAATGACACCGGGAATGAGTTCACCTTGTAATTGCAGATTGATCAAGCCCAGCGGACCCACTTCAAGAAATATTGTTCCCGCTTGCCTGATATTTTCCACAAACGCACCCGGTTCCTTGAGAATCGGCAAGGGAATGACATCGGTTTTCAAGCCAAGGGTTTCCATGATAATGCGTCCTGTTTCCATACAACGCCCCATGGAACTGGAATAAATCCCGGAAACTGAAAAAGGTAGCGTTTGTGCCCAGTTCCGCACCATTTCAATTCCTTCCGGTGTTAATGGAATGGCGGCGCCGGAGGTTCGTTCCGGGATTGCGTAGCGGGTTGAATGTCTGAGGAACAGAGAAGCGCCGGTATCCACGGGAACAAGATTCATGGAGGTTTCCATCAATGGATGGGGAGAGGTGTTAAAAATCATCCATTCTTCCATGCGTTCTCCGATCTAATGAATTTTTTGATTGACTCAATCCAATATTCAAAGCCGCAAATTATATATCCAATTTAGGGGCGGGGTTCAAGGTAACATTTCATGGCAAGAGGTTTTTTAGAATTGCAAAAAACCACTTGTTCTGTGAGATCCATCACGTTACATACCATTGTAGAACAGGTTTGTTTTTTGCAGGAGCATCCGCATAAACCCTACAACATTGTGTTTCTTTTCCGGGAGTGTTCATGAAAATTCGAATAATGCTGGGAGTCGCGTTATTAATTCAAACTTTGATTCTGTGTTTTTCCTTCATTCTCTGGGAAAATATTCAACCTGTTGACGATGGCTTTGTTTTAACCCTGTCCATGCTGATATTTTTGATGGGAATTTTGATGACTTTGATTTTATTGGTATTGTTTCTCTTGTTTGTAGGAACGTTCATTCCATTGATGCGGAGTCTTCAAAGTGCGGCCAATTTTGATTTTTCAATCCCGGTTCCTGGAGAAAGCCAGCATGAATTAGGTCTGATCGGCAAAGAACTCAACCAGTTGATTTCCGGTTCATCTCGTTTGCAGACACATCTCAAGGATCATCATACCATGCTCAAAACAAACAATGTCAGTTTGAGTAATCTGATTCAAAGACTACAGGACATTGCTGGAAAAACCCTGAAAGATCTAAAATCTTTTGAACATCATGCCAAGTTGACCATCCATGAAATTCAGCACCGTACCCAGAAAAACCAGGATTTTGATAACCTGCTGGAAGATCTCGGGGAAAAAATGTGCAACATTCAGGAGGAAATACAAAGTGGACTAAAATCAAATCAGGAAGATATCAAAAACCTGAATGTTGTCAGTGGACAATCCGATTCCATCGAACGCAGTACCAAGCAAATCATGGAATTGGTGAATCAGACCGCAACCCTGGCATTGAATGCCGCAATTGAAGCGTCCAAAGCCGGCGAGCATGGAAAAGGATTTGCCGTGGTTGCTGAGGAGATGCGCAATATTGCCAATAAAATCAAAAATTTCGCTCATGACATTAAAACACAGAGTAACCAGATCAATGACAGTGTTGTGGTCGCTGAGGAAACATTGAAAAAAACAAGGACAATTCTCGTACACATTGACACCATTTCCAAAACTGGAAAAGAAACGGTGGAACACCTTCAAGCCATGATTGATAAAATGGAACATCAGGTTTCTGATATTGAGCGTCAAATGGGCAGTTTTTCAGAACGCTCCCACGACCGTGTTCAAAGCTTCAAGGAACTGGACGAAATAGCTTATGAACAAATGCGGATTTTTAAGAAACTGGAAGAAATCACCCTTCAATTTGCCAAACTGAATATTTCTGGCATTACTCACTCCTGATCTGACAGCTTTGTTGAAAACAACACCTTCCGCACTCATCCGATTTTTTCTGTATTCATTGTTTGCACTCAGCACTTTTTCCATAGCAGGGAGCAGTGCGGCCGCCATGTTGATGACGCTGGTGCTACTCTATCATATTAAATTGAATCCGGAGACGCTTCAATTCCAGCATCCTTTGACCACGCTGTTGGCGTTATGGTTTCTCTGGGAAATATTCGCCGCGTTTTTTACCCCTGCCGTGACAGACAGTCTGCTCCATTTACGGTACCAATGGCGCTTTCTGATTCCGCTGGTTGTATGGAATGCGTTTCCCTATGTGAAAAATCGAAAGGTATTGCTGATATTTGGTGTCTTTCTGATGCTTATTTCTGTTTATGGCATCATCCAGTATTATTATGGCGTTGACTGGTTGCGACCTGAAGGACGAAAGAGTATCACGCCCTACATGCCGGACAATGTGACAACAGGTGTGTTTCATGCCAAAGGGAATTTCAGTCATCACCTGACCTATGCGCATTATCTGCTGTTATCCTTCCCTGTTTTTGTTTCATTAGCTGTCAATCGTGGTCAGTCCCTCAAATTTCGTCTATTCACCCTTGTGACCGCCTGTTTGACAGGCCTGGCCATCTTGTTTTCCCTGGGTAGAAGTTCATGGATTGGCGCAATCGTGGCTCTTTGCATCCTATGTTTAAGACTTCCCAAAAAAATAATTTTGTTGATTGCGGGCGTGGGGGTTCTTGCCGTAGTGGTGCTATTGCCCGTCGCTCACCTGGGCGATTCCTTTGAAAAATATCAGCAACCGATTGAATCCGGACTCAAAGCCCGACTGGACAGCATGTTTGTCGCACGTCTTCAATCGGATCGGTTTGCCATGTGGGAGACTGGCATCATGTCGATCAAGGATCATTTCTGGTTTGGCATTGGCTGGAAAAATGACACGGTTGTGATGGACAAATATCGCCAGCAAATTACAGAAAGAAATGGACATATTTTTTGGAACAAGGCTTCGGCAGGCATTCACAACATCTATCTTCAAATGTTTGTATATCTGGGTTTTCCGGGATTACTGCTCTATCTGGGGCTGTGGGGGTGCATGTTCCGTTGGAATTATCAAAACATCCGGTTATCCCAGCCTGCTTCC
This is a stretch of genomic DNA from SAR324 cluster bacterium. It encodes these proteins:
- a CDS encoding methyl-accepting chemotaxis protein, which translates into the protein MKIRIMLGVALLIQTLILCFSFILWENIQPVDDGFVLTLSMLIFLMGILMTLILLVLFLLFVGTFIPLMRSLQSAANFDFSIPVPGESQHELGLIGKELNQLISGSSRLQTHLKDHHTMLKTNNVSLSNLIQRLQDIAGKTLKDLKSFEHHAKLTIHEIQHRTQKNQDFDNLLEDLGEKMCNIQEEIQSGLKSNQEDIKNLNVVSGQSDSIERSTKQIMELVNQTATLALNAAIEASKAGEHGKGFAVVAEEMRNIANKIKNFAHDIKTQSNQINDSVVVAEETLKKTRTILVHIDTISKTGKETVEHLQAMIDKMEHQVSDIERQMGSFSERSHDRVQSFKELDEIAYEQMRIFKKLEEITLQFAKLNISGITHS
- a CDS encoding O-antigen ligase family protein, whose product is MLKTTPSALIRFFLYSLFALSTFSIAGSSAAAMLMTLVLLYHIKLNPETLQFQHPLTTLLALWFLWEIFAAFFTPAVTDSLLHLRYQWRFLIPLVVWNAFPYVKNRKVLLIFGVFLMLISVYGIIQYYYGVDWLRPEGRKSITPYMPDNVTTGVFHAKGNFSHHLTYAHYLLLSFPVFVSLAVNRGQSLKFRLFTLVTACLTGLAILFSLGRSSWIGAIVALCILCLRLPKKIILLIAGVGVLAVVVLLPVAHLGDSFEKYQQPIESGLKARLDSMFVARLQSDRFAMWETGIMSIKDHFWFGIGWKNDTVVMDKYRQQITERNGHIFWNKASAGIHNIYLQMFVYLGFPGLLLYLGLWGCMFRWNYQNIRLSQPASLENGILWGMSAGWMGFMLAGFFENDFMDGETQTLLFMLWGWSLFLGSELRKKSQSLAENN
- a CDS encoding histidine phosphatase family protein, which codes for MEEWMIFNTSPHPLMETSMNLVPVDTGASLFLRHSTRYAIPERTSGAAIPLTPEGIEMVRNWAQTLPFSVSGIYSSSMGRCMETGRIIMETLGLKTDVIPLPILKEPGAFVENIRQAGTIFLEVGPLGLINLQLQGELIPGVIPLSQGVPRIISQCPPAKNARELNIYITHDTVISCLAYYLSGITTLSPEMWPWMLEGLFCWNSGENFHWAWRGQSGAMPLSKLYQE